In Cyprinus carpio isolate SPL01 chromosome B16, ASM1834038v1, whole genome shotgun sequence, the following are encoded in one genomic region:
- the rbfa gene encoding putative ribosome-binding factor A, mitochondrial, producing MLAVKRVVCSKECTFSQYTTALTSMIYKMTARPETQRLSRAGNVMLKESSIHSSACLSGGNKLMKMLAKKKKKQWYESPLQASALSQPGFLKPTKRNKEDSVRVRTLNIIIYKAVVDLLSSYEVNSEISVYNVQISKVSLSPDFSACRIYWKTSLSAEEDSHIQQALNKCAPRIRHLLISHQILGNVPPVVFIRDKQYAAVTEIENLLKKADFGPDEDNINHLSANDGGARLQLMESEDNKRAVLFGVDHDALHKQIEAYKREKGAGDSLTQSPAAGGLTQEQLDMLADIRKQKLIEKKKKKSKWMKDNDITPKDFLLSRSLQKEDKEEQDGDEDSLVDSQVTELMEEDNRTH from the exons ATGCTGGCTGTCAAAAGAGTCGTTTGCTCTAAAGAATGCACATTTAGTCAATATACGACTGCATTAACAAGCATGATCTATAAAATGACAGCACGACCGGAGACGCAGCGCTTGTCCAGGGCTGGTAACGTTATGCTGAAAGAAAGTAGTATCCATAGCTCAGCCTGTCTGTCTGGAGGCAATAAACTGATGAAGATGCTGGCCAAAAAGAA GAAAAAGCAATGGTATGAATCTCCTCTGCAG GCCTCTGCACTTAGTCAACCTGGCTTTCTGAAACCAACAAAGCGAAATAAAGAGGACAGTGTTCGTGTGAGGACTCTCAACATCATCATCTACAAAGCAGTGGTGGACTTACTGAGCTCCTACGAGGTCAACTCAGAGATCAGTGTCTACAATGTGCAGATTTCCAAA GTTTCACTATCACCAGATTTCTCTGCTTGTCGAATATACTGGAAGACGAGTCTGTCAGCTGAGGAAGACAGCCATATTCAGCAGGCTTTAAATAAATGTGCTCCTCGTATACG GCACCTTCTGATCTCTCACCAAATCCTTGGCAATGTTCCACCTGTGGTTTTCATCAGAGATAAACAGTATGCTGCTGTCACTGAG attgaaAACCTTCTCAAGAAAGCAGATTTTGGTCCAGATGAAGATAACATAAATCATTTATCCGCCAACGATGGCGG GGCCAGACTGCAGCTGATGGAATCTGAAGACAACAAAAGAGCCGTTTTGTTTGGTGTCGATCACGATGCTCTGCACAAACAGATCGAAGCCTATAAACGAGAGAAGGGGGCGGGAGACTCTCTCACACAGAGTCCTGCTGCTGGAGGACTAACACAAGAGCAGCTGGATATGCTAGCAGATATTAGGAAGCAGAAACTCatagagaaaaagaagaaaaagtccAAATGGATGAAGGATAATGATATCACTCCTAAGGATTTCCTGTTGTCCAGAAGCCTTCAAAAAGAGGACAAAGAGGAACAGGACGGTGATGAGGACAGCCTGGTGGATAGCCAGGTCACAGAGTTGATGGAAGAGGACAACAGGACACACTGA
- the LOC109061600 gene encoding activity-dependent neuroprotector homeobox protein 2-like isoform X2, translating to MLVMQVLTTQNGMISLMAMLAKRKKKYPYRSQALCCSLCWYSSRSVPTFRSHIHRCHWKDLDVACLLMCPYCPFVSSPKVTEQHIQFFHMLPSKTHRIPLYSNPSHTLAHTPKTVSVTVSADAADDRYTCATCGYHDSLLYVMKKHVLVNHYAAMLDRYFGLGSDSKQKTGGEQIRDGASVKYHCKVCKLPAETIEHLLYHILSSEKHKDLHWQIMPCIIEKDCTNQMAGLQNLLNLAPKTMQQVTLLARPNYVPQQMQQANGNGTVLLAGPSSAAALFCSPGAGQMFLSPQTQALLSGTTVAALQNAQQPQPASRMPINMMMPNMPQSAPKTVPITMAMPRLPQTHQAQQVLLPPGVQVNLPGEMGVRSPFLVTQGLQLNQSVPRSPLIASQSVRLIPTGNKVNGVPTYTLAPVQVTVPVQSGPAQVVLTQNQISQPTNSAVVPAGLMPTVQRAINRNSVPNELAVLAPFLKKHDDHTVKCLRCKILLTEQGIFQHLLHGLKCLFCPQMFYSFKQIMEHTNKEHSLKIKENRHFIKEQFSLDCDDEGNLMFNTFNLNTDVPKDLLDNRELNLALVTSSQDKLYIKMYPDKAEYATTLKTTPTACPFCQVKLQNSEDYESHLQTKHHIVPTIHAILKTPAYKCMYCFGVYTEKSTPKTISIHVQRCRCAPKAVKEAERQLNPDTMERVDGDLCNSPQMASSSDVACQSGLEIAKPKREVITPKNRRRNSKAPKVEVPEIPVKLVLEPMGMEKTSFEDRKDFLSQYFHRKPYVTKTEIELLASRLWINKADVKAHFNSKLTKCLKAIQKKKVCVRLGFKMIEVNKVKHNLFIPEVKPVKKKVLDEVKHGGLVPQVTVKKEDMSEMEHDLFIPGVPVTVKQEDVSEMGHDLYIPGVTVKQEDVNEMEHGLFVPEVRPL from the exons ATGCTGGTGATGCAAGTTTTGACAACACAGAATGGGATGATTTCACTGATGGCCATgttggcaaaaagaaaaaaaa AGTATCCATACCGGAGCCAAGCTCTGTGCTGCAGTCTGTGTTGGTACTCCAGCCGGTCAGTACCCACGTTCAGAAGTCACATCCATCGCTGTCACTGGAAAGATCTGGATGTGGCCTGTTTGTTAATGTGCCCCTACTGCCCATTTGTCAGCTCTCCGAAGGTCACAGAGCAACACATTCAGTTTTTCCACATGCTCCCATCAAAAACCCATCGTATACCTCTTTACAGCAACCCTAGCCACACTTTGGCCCACACACCGAAAACCGTGTCAGTTACAGTTTCCGCTGATGCTGCCGATGACCGATACACATGCGCAACCTGTGGCTATCATGATTCTTTATTATATGTGATGAAGAAACACGTCTTGGTCAACCACTATGCTGCGATGCTGGATCGCTACTTTGGGCTCGGCTCGGACAGTAAGCAAAAGACAGGTGGTGAGCAGATACGTGATGGCGCATCGGTGAAATATCACTGCAAAGTGTGCAAACTGCCTGCAGAGACCATTGAACATTTACTCTATCACATTTTGAGTTCAGAGAAGCACAAAGACCTGCACTGGCAGATAATGCCTTGTATAATCGAAAAAGACTGCACAAACCAAATGGCTGGACTACAGAATCTGCTGAACCTTGCTCCAAAAACAATGCAACAGGTCACGTTGCTCGCAAGGCCGAACTATGTGCCACAGCAGATGCAACAAGCAAATGGAAACGGTACTGTTCTTCTGGCTGGCCCAAGCAGCGCGGCTGCTTTGTTTTGCTCTCCTGGTGCAGGGCAGATGTTTTTGTCCCCACAAACACAAGCTTTACTGTCGGGCACGACTGTTGCCGCTCTTCAGAATGCACAGCAACCGCAGCCCGCCAGCAGGATGCCAATCAATATGATGATGCCAAACATGCCGCAAAGCGCACCTAAGACGGTACCTATCACTATGGCCATGCCCAGGCTACCGCAGACCCATCAAGCACAGCAGGTCCTTCTTCCGCCTGGCGTCCAAGTCAACCTCCCGGGCGAAATGGGTGTAAGATCTCCATTTCTTGTTACTCAAGGTCTTCAGCTGAACCAGTCGGTTCCCAGATCTCCCCTCATAGCCTCGCAGTCCGTGCGTCTCATTCCTACAGGCAACAAAGTCAACGGTGTCCCAACCTACACTCTAGCGCCCGTTCAAGTCACGGTTCCCGTCCAAAGTGGTCCCGCTCAAGTGGTACTGACGCAAAATCAGATCAGCCAACCTACAAATTCAGCGGTGGTGCCCGCGGGTCTCATGCCCACAGTTCAGAGGGCGATAAACAGAAATTCTGTGCCGAATGAGTTGGCCGTGCTTGCACCGTTTTTGAAGAAACATGACGATCACACAGTCAAGTGCCTGAGGTGCAAGATTTTACTGACAGAGCAGGGGATTTTCCAGCATTTGTTGCATGGCTTGAAGTGTCTGTTCTGCCCTCAGATGTTCTACTCTTTCAAGCAGATCATGGAGCACACCAATAAAGAGCACAGTTTGAAAATCAAGGAAAATCGGCATTTCATTAAAGAACAGTTTAGTCTCGACTGTGACGATGAGGGGAACCTCATGTTCAACACTTTTAACCTGAACACAGATGTGCCCAAAGATCTTCTTGACAACCGAGAGCTCAACCTTGCACTAGTTACCAGCTCTCAAGATAAGCTGTACATAAAAATGTATCCAGACAAGGCAGAATATGCAACAACATTGAAGACGACACCTACCGCCTGCCCATTTTGCCAAGTGAAGCTCCAGAACTCTGAGGACTACGAGAGCCATCTTCAAACGAAACACCACATCGTTCCCACCATTCATGCAATACTAAAAACACCTGCATACAAATGCATGTATTGTTTTGGGGTGTATACCGAAAAATCGACACCGAAGACAATCTCAATTCACGTGCAACGGTGCCGTTGTGCTCCCAAAGCCGTCAAGGAAGCGGAGAGGCAACTGAATCCAGATACAATGGAACGTGTTGATGGTGATTTATGTAATTCTCCTCAGATGGCCAGTTCTTCAGACGTGGCCTGTCAGAGCGGCCTTGAAATTGCCAAGCCAAAGAGAGAAGTAATCACTCCGAAGAACAGGAGAAGGAACTCTAAAGCTCCAAAGGTAGAAGTCCCTGAAATTCCAGTTAAGCTCGTCTTGGAACCAATGGGAATGGAGAAGACATCATTCGAGGACAGAAAAGACTTCCTTTCGCAGTACTTCCACAGGAAGCCATACGTAACGAAGACCGAAATCGAACTGCTAGCTTCCCGTTTGTGGATAAACAAGGCTGACGTAAAGGCTCACTTCAACAGCAAGCTCACCAAGTGCTTGAAAGCAATTCAGAAAAAGAAGGTTTGTGTACGTCTTGGGTTCAAAATGATTGAAGTGAACAAGGTGAAGCACAACCTCTTCATTCCAGAGGTGAAGCCTGTGAAAAAAAAGGTCTTGGACGAGGTGAAACATGGCGGCCTGGTTCCACAGGTAACTGTTAAAAAAGAGGACATGAGCGAAATGGAACATGACCTCTTCATTCCAGGGGTACCAGTCACAGTTAAACAAGAGGATGTGAGTGAAATGGGACATGACCTCTACATCCCAGGGGTAACTGTTAAACAAGAGGATGTAAATGAGATGGAACATGGCCTCTTCGTCCCAGAGGTACGGCCTCTGTAA
- the LOC109061600 gene encoding activity-dependent neuroprotector homeobox protein 2-like isoform X1, with protein sequence MYQIPVKNLTKLRRPRKRVKNILCDIGMQQCQDLLETYKCFDAGDASFDNTEWDDFTDGHVGKKKKKYPYRSQALCCSLCWYSSRSVPTFRSHIHRCHWKDLDVACLLMCPYCPFVSSPKVTEQHIQFFHMLPSKTHRIPLYSNPSHTLAHTPKTVSVTVSADAADDRYTCATCGYHDSLLYVMKKHVLVNHYAAMLDRYFGLGSDSKQKTGGEQIRDGASVKYHCKVCKLPAETIEHLLYHILSSEKHKDLHWQIMPCIIEKDCTNQMAGLQNLLNLAPKTMQQVTLLARPNYVPQQMQQANGNGTVLLAGPSSAAALFCSPGAGQMFLSPQTQALLSGTTVAALQNAQQPQPASRMPINMMMPNMPQSAPKTVPITMAMPRLPQTHQAQQVLLPPGVQVNLPGEMGVRSPFLVTQGLQLNQSVPRSPLIASQSVRLIPTGNKVNGVPTYTLAPVQVTVPVQSGPAQVVLTQNQISQPTNSAVVPAGLMPTVQRAINRNSVPNELAVLAPFLKKHDDHTVKCLRCKILLTEQGIFQHLLHGLKCLFCPQMFYSFKQIMEHTNKEHSLKIKENRHFIKEQFSLDCDDEGNLMFNTFNLNTDVPKDLLDNRELNLALVTSSQDKLYIKMYPDKAEYATTLKTTPTACPFCQVKLQNSEDYESHLQTKHHIVPTIHAILKTPAYKCMYCFGVYTEKSTPKTISIHVQRCRCAPKAVKEAERQLNPDTMERVDGDLCNSPQMASSSDVACQSGLEIAKPKREVITPKNRRRNSKAPKVEVPEIPVKLVLEPMGMEKTSFEDRKDFLSQYFHRKPYVTKTEIELLASRLWINKADVKAHFNSKLTKCLKAIQKKKVCVRLGFKMIEVNKVKHNLFIPEVKPVKKKVLDEVKHGGLVPQVTVKKEDMSEMEHDLFIPGVPVTVKQEDVSEMGHDLYIPGVTVKQEDVNEMEHGLFVPEVRPL encoded by the exons ATGTATCAAATTCCAGTGAAGAACCTGACAAAACTCAGACGTCCAAGGAAACGCgtcaaaaatattttgtgtgataTCGGGATGCAGCAGTGTCAAGATTTATTGGAG ACATACAAATGTTTTGATGCTGGTGATGCAAGTTTTGACAACACAGAATGGGATGATTTCACTGATGGCCATgttggcaaaaagaaaaaaaag TATCCATACCGGAGCCAAGCTCTGTGCTGCAGTCTGTGTTGGTACTCCAGCCGGTCAGTACCCACGTTCAGAAGTCACATCCATCGCTGTCACTGGAAAGATCTGGATGTGGCCTGTTTGTTAATGTGCCCCTACTGCCCATTTGTCAGCTCTCCGAAGGTCACAGAGCAACACATTCAGTTTTTCCACATGCTCCCATCAAAAACCCATCGTATACCTCTTTACAGCAACCCTAGCCACACTTTGGCCCACACACCGAAAACCGTGTCAGTTACAGTTTCCGCTGATGCTGCCGATGACCGATACACATGCGCAACCTGTGGCTATCATGATTCTTTATTATATGTGATGAAGAAACACGTCTTGGTCAACCACTATGCTGCGATGCTGGATCGCTACTTTGGGCTCGGCTCGGACAGTAAGCAAAAGACAGGTGGTGAGCAGATACGTGATGGCGCATCGGTGAAATATCACTGCAAAGTGTGCAAACTGCCTGCAGAGACCATTGAACATTTACTCTATCACATTTTGAGTTCAGAGAAGCACAAAGACCTGCACTGGCAGATAATGCCTTGTATAATCGAAAAAGACTGCACAAACCAAATGGCTGGACTACAGAATCTGCTGAACCTTGCTCCAAAAACAATGCAACAGGTCACGTTGCTCGCAAGGCCGAACTATGTGCCACAGCAGATGCAACAAGCAAATGGAAACGGTACTGTTCTTCTGGCTGGCCCAAGCAGCGCGGCTGCTTTGTTTTGCTCTCCTGGTGCAGGGCAGATGTTTTTGTCCCCACAAACACAAGCTTTACTGTCGGGCACGACTGTTGCCGCTCTTCAGAATGCACAGCAACCGCAGCCCGCCAGCAGGATGCCAATCAATATGATGATGCCAAACATGCCGCAAAGCGCACCTAAGACGGTACCTATCACTATGGCCATGCCCAGGCTACCGCAGACCCATCAAGCACAGCAGGTCCTTCTTCCGCCTGGCGTCCAAGTCAACCTCCCGGGCGAAATGGGTGTAAGATCTCCATTTCTTGTTACTCAAGGTCTTCAGCTGAACCAGTCGGTTCCCAGATCTCCCCTCATAGCCTCGCAGTCCGTGCGTCTCATTCCTACAGGCAACAAAGTCAACGGTGTCCCAACCTACACTCTAGCGCCCGTTCAAGTCACGGTTCCCGTCCAAAGTGGTCCCGCTCAAGTGGTACTGACGCAAAATCAGATCAGCCAACCTACAAATTCAGCGGTGGTGCCCGCGGGTCTCATGCCCACAGTTCAGAGGGCGATAAACAGAAATTCTGTGCCGAATGAGTTGGCCGTGCTTGCACCGTTTTTGAAGAAACATGACGATCACACAGTCAAGTGCCTGAGGTGCAAGATTTTACTGACAGAGCAGGGGATTTTCCAGCATTTGTTGCATGGCTTGAAGTGTCTGTTCTGCCCTCAGATGTTCTACTCTTTCAAGCAGATCATGGAGCACACCAATAAAGAGCACAGTTTGAAAATCAAGGAAAATCGGCATTTCATTAAAGAACAGTTTAGTCTCGACTGTGACGATGAGGGGAACCTCATGTTCAACACTTTTAACCTGAACACAGATGTGCCCAAAGATCTTCTTGACAACCGAGAGCTCAACCTTGCACTAGTTACCAGCTCTCAAGATAAGCTGTACATAAAAATGTATCCAGACAAGGCAGAATATGCAACAACATTGAAGACGACACCTACCGCCTGCCCATTTTGCCAAGTGAAGCTCCAGAACTCTGAGGACTACGAGAGCCATCTTCAAACGAAACACCACATCGTTCCCACCATTCATGCAATACTAAAAACACCTGCATACAAATGCATGTATTGTTTTGGGGTGTATACCGAAAAATCGACACCGAAGACAATCTCAATTCACGTGCAACGGTGCCGTTGTGCTCCCAAAGCCGTCAAGGAAGCGGAGAGGCAACTGAATCCAGATACAATGGAACGTGTTGATGGTGATTTATGTAATTCTCCTCAGATGGCCAGTTCTTCAGACGTGGCCTGTCAGAGCGGCCTTGAAATTGCCAAGCCAAAGAGAGAAGTAATCACTCCGAAGAACAGGAGAAGGAACTCTAAAGCTCCAAAGGTAGAAGTCCCTGAAATTCCAGTTAAGCTCGTCTTGGAACCAATGGGAATGGAGAAGACATCATTCGAGGACAGAAAAGACTTCCTTTCGCAGTACTTCCACAGGAAGCCATACGTAACGAAGACCGAAATCGAACTGCTAGCTTCCCGTTTGTGGATAAACAAGGCTGACGTAAAGGCTCACTTCAACAGCAAGCTCACCAAGTGCTTGAAAGCAATTCAGAAAAAGAAGGTTTGTGTACGTCTTGGGTTCAAAATGATTGAAGTGAACAAGGTGAAGCACAACCTCTTCATTCCAGAGGTGAAGCCTGTGAAAAAAAAGGTCTTGGACGAGGTGAAACATGGCGGCCTGGTTCCACAGGTAACTGTTAAAAAAGAGGACATGAGCGAAATGGAACATGACCTCTTCATTCCAGGGGTACCAGTCACAGTTAAACAAGAGGATGTGAGTGAAATGGGACATGACCTCTACATCCCAGGGGTAACTGTTAAACAAGAGGATGTAAATGAGATGGAACATGGCCTCTTCGTCCCAGAGGTACGGCCTCTGTAA